The Caballeronia sp. TF1N1 genome includes a window with the following:
- the uraH gene encoding hydroxyisourate hydrolase codes for MAAGITTHVLDVSTGKPAAGMQIELFDTTTQPPTLIARTRTNRDGRTDAPILPAAQARAGSFELRFWVADYFRTPDVFADVVPVRFTVSDATQHYHVPLLCSPWSFGTYRGS; via the coding sequence ATGGCCGCAGGCATCACCACACACGTCCTCGATGTATCCACCGGCAAGCCCGCTGCCGGCATGCAGATCGAGCTATTCGATACGACCACGCAGCCGCCGACGCTCATCGCGCGGACGCGGACGAATCGCGATGGCCGCACCGACGCGCCGATTTTGCCCGCCGCTCAGGCGCGCGCCGGGAGCTTCGAGTTGCGCTTCTGGGTCGCCGACTACTTTCGCACGCCGGATGTCTTCGCCGATGTCGTTCCCGTGCGCTTCACCGTCTCGGACGCGACACAGCATTACCATGTGCCGCTGCTCTGTTCGCCATGGAGCTTCGGGACTTATCGCGGGAGCTGA
- a CDS encoding MFS transporter produces MSIIKEVMPAYADGPNGATVSATADVIANAEASAYRKVSWRLLPFLGVLWVLAWLDRVNIGFAKLQMLDSLHFSEAVYGLGAGIFFLGYFFFEVPSNMLLQKIGAKKTIMRITICWGVICMLQTTVSTPTQFYLLRFLLGAFEAGFYPGVILYLTYWYPTQRRARAFGTFMSASAIAGVLGGPIAGWIMTSMGGFHGMHGWQWLFIIEGIPSVLAGIFAYFYMTDKPDEARWLTADEKRVVLDALRRDNASMGERGHDWRSLVTNRKVWLLIAIFFCLLCANSTLTFWIPTIIKDVGFISPIAVGWIAAVAYLCGAAGMIFNGARSDRRNEVRWHFSGPAIAGGVSMAALALFMGVPGLPAIVSLIAMTLALAGTMSAIPVFWQLPNRYLAGSAAAVGVALINSVSNLAGFGAPYVMGLIKNATGKVTTGLYLVAFIEILAAVLVIAGIRKLGGTRQEA; encoded by the coding sequence ATGTCGATCATCAAGGAAGTCATGCCGGCGTACGCCGATGGGCCGAACGGCGCAACGGTCAGCGCAACGGCTGACGTCATCGCGAATGCGGAGGCCAGCGCTTATCGCAAAGTCTCGTGGCGCCTGCTGCCGTTTCTGGGCGTGCTGTGGGTGCTGGCATGGCTCGACCGCGTGAACATCGGCTTCGCCAAACTGCAGATGCTGGACTCGCTGCATTTCTCCGAAGCGGTGTACGGGCTCGGCGCCGGTATCTTTTTTCTCGGCTACTTCTTCTTCGAAGTGCCCTCGAACATGCTTTTGCAGAAGATCGGCGCGAAGAAGACCATCATGCGCATCACGATCTGCTGGGGCGTCATCTGCATGCTGCAGACGACCGTCTCCACGCCGACACAGTTCTATCTCCTGCGCTTTCTGCTCGGCGCCTTCGAGGCGGGCTTCTATCCGGGCGTGATCCTCTATCTCACCTACTGGTATCCCACGCAGCGCCGTGCGCGCGCCTTCGGCACGTTCATGTCGGCATCCGCGATTGCGGGCGTGCTCGGCGGTCCCATCGCCGGCTGGATCATGACTTCGATGGGCGGCTTTCACGGCATGCACGGCTGGCAGTGGCTCTTCATCATCGAAGGCATTCCTTCCGTGCTGGCCGGCATCTTCGCGTACTTCTACATGACCGACAAGCCCGATGAAGCGCGCTGGCTCACGGCAGATGAAAAGCGCGTCGTGCTTGATGCCCTGCGGCGCGACAACGCCTCTATGGGCGAGCGCGGACACGACTGGCGCTCGCTCGTGACCAACCGCAAGGTGTGGCTGCTCATTGCGATCTTCTTCTGCCTGCTGTGCGCGAACTCCACGCTGACGTTCTGGATTCCGACCATCATCAAGGACGTGGGCTTTATCTCGCCGATTGCCGTGGGCTGGATTGCGGCGGTGGCCTATCTGTGCGGCGCGGCGGGCATGATCTTCAACGGCGCGCGCTCCGACCGGCGCAACGAGGTGCGCTGGCACTTCAGCGGCCCGGCGATAGCAGGCGGCGTGTCGATGGCCGCGCTCGCGCTGTTCATGGGCGTGCCGGGACTGCCCGCCATCGTCTCGCTCATCGCGATGACTCTGGCGCTTGCCGGCACCATGAGCGCCATTCCCGTGTTCTGGCAGTTGCCGAACCGCTATCTGGCGGGCAGCGCGGCCGCTGTCGGCGTGGCGCTGATCAACTCGGTCTCGAATCTCGCGGGCTTCGGCGCGCCGTATGTAATGGGACTCATCAAGAACGCCACCGGCAAGGTCACGACCGGGCTGTATCTCGTGGCCTTCATCGAAATTCTCGCCGCGGTGCTGGTCATCGCGGGTATCCGCAAGCTTGGCGGCACACGACAAGAGGCATGA
- a CDS encoding hydroxyisourate hydrolase, with protein MSDDTTLPAFDARRRRFALQSMALGSSVLFAGTAHAAGMEAAPAPNQNTGPVQQDGLSPRLTMHGLDTWHGTPAAGMRVDLFSIENGQPKLMQTITLAPSGRSEPPLLIDETYRVGTYELLLHVDDYFAERKTELPTPLFLSKIPLRFRITDASQRIHLPVLFGPWSYNYYRGS; from the coding sequence ATGAGCGACGACACCACCCTTCCCGCCTTCGATGCCCGCCGCCGGCGCTTCGCGCTGCAGTCCATGGCGCTCGGCAGCAGCGTGCTCTTTGCCGGAACCGCGCACGCCGCTGGCATGGAGGCCGCGCCCGCGCCGAATCAGAACACCGGTCCCGTGCAGCAGGACGGCCTGAGTCCGCGCCTGACCATGCATGGACTGGATACCTGGCACGGCACGCCGGCCGCGGGCATGCGCGTGGACCTGTTCAGCATTGAAAATGGCCAGCCGAAACTCATGCAGACGATCACGCTCGCCCCAAGCGGCCGCAGCGAACCGCCGCTTCTGATCGACGAAACCTACCGCGTCGGCACTTACGAACTACTGCTGCACGTCGACGACTACTTCGCCGAGCGCAAGACCGAACTGCCGACGCCGCTGTTCCTCTCGAAGATACCGCTGCGCTTTCGCATCACCGATGCCTCGCAGCGCATCCATCTGCCCGTGCTCTTCGGGCCGTGGAGCTACAACTATTATCGCGGCAGCTAA
- a CDS encoding AraC family transcriptional regulator — protein sequence MIDPLAEVVSLLQPAANFSKLVHGASPWHISRSDAGQPFYCVILEGGCRISIDGYEPIELLSGDFMLIPAAYGVAVSSLEAPPLGSETQSPVALGNGEFRIGPPDSPIDARMMAGHCSFGSPDAALLVSLLPRFVHVRGERRLATLVRLVREESREQRPAREVVLSRLLEVLLIEALRSTAGTDASPGLVRGLSDLRLAAALRGMHERSAHAWTVAELAKEAALSRSTFFERFSRAVGVAPMEYLLRWRMALAKDLLRRSQGRIAEIAQRVGYSSASTFSVAFTRHVGRSPSQYARDGQAAED from the coding sequence ATGATCGATCCGTTGGCCGAAGTCGTGTCGCTGCTTCAACCGGCTGCCAATTTCTCCAAGCTCGTTCATGGTGCAAGTCCGTGGCACATCAGCCGCTCGGACGCAGGCCAGCCGTTTTATTGCGTGATTCTCGAAGGCGGATGCCGTATCTCAATCGACGGCTACGAGCCGATCGAACTGTTGTCCGGCGACTTCATGCTGATTCCCGCCGCTTACGGCGTTGCGGTGTCCAGTCTCGAAGCGCCGCCGCTCGGTTCCGAAACGCAATCGCCCGTTGCGCTCGGCAATGGCGAGTTCAGGATCGGCCCGCCGGATAGCCCGATCGACGCGCGCATGATGGCGGGTCACTGCAGCTTCGGTTCACCCGACGCGGCTCTGCTCGTTTCGCTGTTGCCGCGCTTCGTGCATGTTCGCGGGGAACGGCGGCTTGCCACGCTGGTGCGACTGGTTCGCGAGGAATCGCGCGAACAGCGGCCCGCGCGCGAAGTCGTGCTTTCTCGATTGCTCGAAGTGCTGCTGATCGAGGCGCTGCGCTCGACGGCCGGAACGGATGCGTCGCCGGGTCTCGTGCGTGGGCTGTCGGACCTTCGTCTAGCGGCTGCCTTACGCGGAATGCACGAACGCTCCGCGCACGCGTGGACGGTGGCCGAATTGGCGAAAGAGGCCGCGCTTTCGCGCTCGACTTTTTTCGAGCGCTTCAGCCGCGCGGTGGGCGTGGCGCCGATGGAATATCTGCTTCGATGGCGCATGGCGCTCGCCAAGGATCTGTTGCGGCGAAGTCAAGGGCGTATCGCGGAGATCGCGCAGCGTGTCGGCTATAGCTCCGCCAGCACATTTAGCGTCGCATTCACCCGGCATGTCGGCCGCTCGCCGTCGCAATATGCGCGCGACGGACAAGCGGCGGAAGACTAA
- a CDS encoding cupin domain-containing protein produces MATPVFESVRLDDVLLKPDPIDPAWILEGNPVARSGQWSQSPDTTTTSWVWDCTAGRFNWYFNADETIYVIEGEVIITAEGQEPRTLREGHAALFYAGTHSEWYVPKYVRKHAILRPHITKPALLALKVSRKFSRKLNGSFPRSSFRSSGDESA; encoded by the coding sequence ATGGCCACTCCCGTTTTCGAGTCAGTTCGTCTGGATGACGTTCTGCTCAAGCCCGACCCGATCGACCCGGCGTGGATACTCGAGGGCAATCCCGTCGCGCGCAGCGGTCAGTGGTCGCAGAGTCCCGACACGACCACGACTTCCTGGGTCTGGGATTGCACCGCCGGGCGCTTCAACTGGTACTTCAATGCCGATGAGACCATCTACGTCATCGAAGGCGAAGTCATCATCACGGCCGAAGGTCAGGAACCGCGCACTCTGCGCGAAGGCCATGCCGCGCTGTTCTATGCCGGGACCCATTCTGAATGGTACGTTCCGAAATACGTGCGCAAGCATGCCATCTTGCGTCCGCATATCACCAAGCCTGCGCTGCTCGCGCTCAAGGTGAGCCGCAAGTTCAGCCGCAAACTCAACGGCTCCTTTCCCCGCTCGTCGTTCCGATCGTCAGGAGACGAGAGCGCTTAA
- a CDS encoding class I SAM-dependent methyltransferase → MGFSQQRFTVQDRVNRSAWRTRSALRWYDKLSDWTDPGEAAAIAYVRAEVRDQPLLDVGVGGGRTVPLLSRVSPDYTGVDYTPELVAICQRNYPSVQVRVMDARNLAEFEDNSFALVMFSFNGIDSIDSEGRRKVLSEFARVLKPGGLALFSTHNLAGPGYRETFAQASHVSQAENVVEFGINCARALYNLPMAAFNYLRYSPLNREYDGYALRVCAAHRFGILILYTDIQTQRQQCAEAGLLTEAVFGSNSGAQVSELADVSGENWLHFVARKV, encoded by the coding sequence ATGGGGTTTTCCCAGCAACGCTTTACCGTGCAAGATCGCGTCAACCGGTCTGCATGGCGCACCCGTAGCGCGCTCCGATGGTACGACAAGCTGAGCGATTGGACCGATCCTGGCGAGGCCGCGGCTATCGCTTATGTGCGCGCGGAAGTACGCGATCAACCTTTGCTCGATGTCGGTGTAGGCGGCGGACGCACGGTGCCGCTGCTGTCGCGCGTGAGCCCGGATTACACGGGTGTCGATTACACGCCCGAGCTGGTCGCGATATGTCAGAGAAATTATCCGAGCGTCCAGGTGCGTGTCATGGATGCGCGCAACCTGGCCGAATTCGAGGACAACAGCTTCGCGCTCGTTATGTTCAGCTTCAATGGCATCGATTCCATCGACAGTGAAGGCAGACGCAAAGTGCTAAGCGAGTTTGCACGCGTGCTCAAGCCAGGCGGTCTCGCATTGTTTTCTACCCACAATCTCGCCGGGCCGGGCTACAGGGAAACGTTTGCGCAAGCTTCGCATGTTTCGCAAGCGGAGAATGTCGTCGAATTCGGCATCAACTGCGCGCGGGCCTTATATAACCTTCCAATGGCGGCGTTCAATTATCTGCGTTATTCGCCTCTCAACCGGGAATACGACGGCTATGCACTACGCGTCTGCGCCGCTCACAGGTTCGGCATTCTGATCCTATACACGGATATCCAGACGCAGCGCCAACAATGTGCCGAGGCCGGCCTGCTTACCGAGGCGGTTTTCGGAAGTAATAGCGGCGCTCAAGTATCGGAACTGGCCGACGTTAGCGGCGAGAACTGGCTGCATTTCGTCGCGCGAAAGGTCTAG
- a CDS encoding SDR family oxidoreductase, with the protein MQTVLITGCSSGFGLEIARHFLSRGWQVIATMRTPRTDVLPPSERLRILPLDVTNAESIRAAIEAAGPIDVLVNNAGVGAASPAELVPIATVRDIFETNTIGTIAMTQAVLPQFRERGAGVIVNVTSSVTIKPLPLIGAYHASKAAVNAFTESMALELEPFGVRARLVLPGRAPDTRFGDNARAHMHGLEHAAYADLVKRVFEQFQDTASPTTRAEDIAEAVWRAATDPSAPMRIPAGVDAEAWAAEARQR; encoded by the coding sequence ATGCAAACCGTGTTGATCACCGGATGTTCGTCCGGATTTGGGCTCGAAATCGCCCGTCACTTTCTGAGTCGCGGCTGGCAAGTCATCGCGACGATGCGCACGCCGCGCACCGATGTTCTGCCGCCGTCCGAACGCCTGCGCATCTTGCCGCTCGATGTCACGAACGCCGAGAGCATTCGCGCGGCAATCGAAGCCGCGGGACCGATCGATGTCCTCGTCAACAACGCGGGCGTCGGCGCGGCGTCGCCCGCCGAACTCGTGCCCATTGCCACGGTGCGCGACATCTTCGAGACCAACACCATCGGCACCATTGCAATGACGCAAGCCGTGCTGCCGCAGTTTCGCGAGCGCGGGGCGGGCGTCATCGTCAACGTGACGTCGAGCGTGACCATCAAGCCCTTGCCGCTGATCGGCGCATATCACGCGAGCAAGGCGGCGGTGAACGCCTTCACCGAGTCGATGGCGCTTGAACTCGAACCGTTCGGCGTGCGCGCGCGCCTCGTTTTGCCGGGCCGCGCGCCGGACACGCGATTCGGCGACAACGCGCGCGCGCATATGCATGGCCTGGAGCACGCGGCTTATGCCGATCTCGTCAAGCGCGTCTTCGAGCAGTTCCAGGACACCGCGTCGCCGACCACGCGTGCGGAGGACATTGCCGAAGCGGTGTGGCGCGCGGCCACCGACCCCTCGGCGCCGATGCGTATTCCCGCTGGCGTCGATGCCGAGGCATGGGCCGCCGAAGCGCGCCAAAGGTGA
- a CDS encoding filamentous hemagglutinin N-terminal domain-containing protein, with the protein MRLFVYRLAGVSTLGDAACVSTFRAPGFTVRALPLLIALASAGSFLHARGAEAAPPLPQGGKYVAGSGTIAQSGGTLNIKQSGTNGIINWTSFSIGAGNTVSINNGTGATLNRVTGNDMSAIYGTLKSTGSVYLINPHGVLIGPTGVVATGGRFVASTLDTDNDSFMNSPDYFTLGGSSNASVINLGKISSSGGDVFLISAKSVMNAGSINAPKGTAELVTAREVVLADSAYGQQVGVQTTGTGGDVTNSGTIQAALISLQAADGNIFALAGKSGALRATGTETRDGHVWLVAQGGTVDARGATISARNADGSGGTVDMTGNAIKLSEAKVGAGQWNITAPTFTADAAPARTLAANLSSGTSITVHANGADATKGAGDINVTSNIRWNGSSSLTLDAGHSVTIAPGATIANTGAGSLTLRADASAIDNGGSVTNRGTLDWSHSTGIVSALYDMTGSYTPGTVHGNASWSAAPFSGLLTQVTAYQLVNSIADLHAVKNNLGGTYALGSSLELDGATGLSGIGSAVQPFTGQFDGMGHLLSDLNIPSGANTGLFGVVGPTGIVRNVLVDSATASSSGGPVGVLAGTNYGYLVNVASTGIVNKPTGTATAAGGLVGINRGRVERSWSGAQVNGDGEIGGLVGENDGYIGQSYTINFMTAAATATIGGLAGVNSGTIEQSYSQSFVNGGAYIGGLVGNNTGTIRQSYSTASLSPGTGSHKPGAIAGTNSGTIAKDVFWDKETSVATAGVGSGKAMSASSGLTSAQMATPASFGPTWDFSSKGTWSLPDGTEEPVLRWTAGL; encoded by the coding sequence ATGCGTCTTTTTGTTTACCGTCTCGCGGGCGTCTCGACGCTCGGCGATGCGGCCTGCGTCTCTACGTTTCGCGCACCGGGCTTTACAGTTCGGGCTCTTCCACTTCTTATCGCACTTGCATCTGCTGGCAGTTTCCTTCACGCGCGGGGCGCCGAAGCTGCACCGCCTCTTCCTCAAGGCGGTAAATATGTCGCGGGCTCGGGAACCATCGCACAAAGCGGCGGAACCCTGAATATCAAGCAGTCGGGCACGAACGGCATTATCAATTGGACGAGTTTTTCCATCGGCGCGGGCAATACGGTTTCCATCAACAACGGAACCGGCGCAACTCTCAACCGCGTCACCGGCAACGACATGTCGGCTATCTACGGCACGCTCAAGAGCACCGGCAGCGTCTACCTCATCAATCCGCATGGCGTGCTCATCGGGCCGACGGGCGTGGTGGCGACCGGCGGACGTTTCGTTGCATCGACACTCGATACCGATAACGACTCGTTCATGAACAGCCCGGACTACTTCACGCTCGGCGGCAGTTCGAATGCCAGCGTGATCAATCTCGGGAAAATCAGTTCGTCGGGCGGCGACGTCTTCCTCATTTCGGCGAAGAGCGTCATGAATGCCGGATCGATCAACGCGCCGAAGGGCACGGCCGAACTCGTGACGGCGCGCGAAGTCGTGCTTGCGGACAGCGCATACGGCCAGCAAGTTGGCGTGCAGACGACGGGCACGGGCGGCGACGTGACCAACTCGGGCACGATCCAGGCGGCGCTGATCAGCCTGCAAGCGGCCGACGGCAACATCTTCGCGCTTGCGGGCAAGTCGGGCGCGCTGCGCGCCACCGGCACCGAAACGCGCGATGGCCACGTGTGGCTCGTGGCGCAAGGCGGTACGGTGGACGCACGCGGCGCCACCATTTCCGCGCGCAACGCGGATGGCAGCGGCGGCACCGTCGACATGACCGGCAACGCCATCAAGCTGAGCGAGGCGAAAGTAGGCGCGGGACAGTGGAACATCACGGCCCCGACCTTTACCGCCGACGCAGCGCCCGCCCGCACGCTGGCCGCGAACCTGAGCAGCGGAACGTCGATCACGGTCCATGCGAATGGCGCGGATGCCACCAAGGGCGCGGGCGACATCAACGTGACATCGAATATTCGGTGGAACGGGTCGTCGTCGCTGACGCTCGACGCCGGGCATTCGGTGACCATCGCGCCGGGCGCGACCATCGCCAACACGGGCGCGGGTAGTCTCACCTTGCGTGCGGACGCTAGCGCGATCGACAACGGCGGCAGCGTGACCAATCGCGGCACGCTCGACTGGTCGCACAGCACCGGTATCGTCTCGGCGCTGTACGACATGACCGGCAGCTACACGCCCGGAACCGTGCATGGCAACGCGAGTTGGAGCGCGGCGCCGTTCAGCGGTCTGCTCACGCAGGTCACGGCTTATCAGCTCGTCAATTCGATTGCCGATCTGCACGCCGTGAAGAACAACCTCGGCGGCACTTACGCACTAGGCTCGTCGCTGGAACTGGATGGCGCAACGGGCCTCTCGGGCATCGGCAGCGCGGTGCAACCGTTCACCGGTCAGTTCGACGGCATGGGGCATCTGCTGAGCGATCTGAACATTCCGAGCGGAGCGAATACGGGCTTGTTCGGCGTGGTCGGCCCGACCGGCATCGTGCGCAACGTACTGGTGGATAGCGCCACGGCGTCGTCGTCGGGCGGTCCGGTCGGTGTGCTTGCGGGCACGAACTACGGCTACCTGGTGAATGTCGCGAGCACGGGCATCGTCAACAAACCCACGGGTACGGCCACGGCAGCGGGGGGGCTGGTCGGCATCAACCGCGGACGTGTCGAGCGTTCGTGGAGCGGCGCGCAAGTCAATGGCGATGGCGAAATCGGCGGCCTAGTCGGCGAAAACGATGGTTACATCGGCCAGTCGTACACCATCAACTTCATGACGGCTGCCGCAACAGCGACGATCGGCGGGCTCGCGGGCGTGAACAGCGGCACCATCGAGCAGTCGTATTCGCAAAGCTTCGTGAATGGCGGCGCATATATCGGCGGCTTGGTGGGCAACAACACCGGCACCATTCGCCAGTCGTACAGCACGGCATCGCTTTCGCCGGGCACGGGGTCGCATAAGCCGGGCGCCATTGCGGGCACGAATAGCGGCACGATTGCCAAAGACGTCTTCTGGGACAAGGAAACGTCTGTCGCGACAGCGGGTGTCGGCAGCGGCAAGGCCATGTCCGCTTCGAGCGGTCTGACGAGCGCGCAAATGGCCACGCCGGCGAGCTTCGGTCCTACGTGGGACTTCAGTTCCAAGGGAACGTGGTCGCTTCCGGATGGCACGGAAGAGCCGGTCCTGCGCTGGACGGCTGGGCTGTAA
- the uraD gene encoding 2-oxo-4-hydroxy-4-carboxy-5-ureidoimidazoline decarboxylase, with the protein MSQSIDLAPINALDHATFLRAFGSVFEHFPQAASGAWERRPFGSAQELHRAMMDVIRALNERGQCDFLNLHPLLSGSNIRAGTMTRDSNAEQKGAGLDALTPAQEAALDRMNADYLARHGFPFIICVRHYTREGIFAAFERRTGRDTPQEMDEALAQIEAITRARLYERLSALVS; encoded by the coding sequence ATGTCTCAGTCGATCGATCTCGCGCCGATCAATGCGCTCGATCATGCAACCTTCCTGCGCGCCTTCGGGAGCGTCTTCGAGCACTTTCCACAGGCAGCGAGCGGCGCGTGGGAACGGCGGCCGTTCGGCTCCGCGCAGGAACTGCATCGAGCGATGATGGACGTCATCCGCGCGCTGAACGAGCGAGGCCAATGCGACTTTCTGAACTTGCATCCGCTATTGTCGGGTTCGAACATTCGTGCAGGCACGATGACGCGCGATTCGAATGCCGAACAAAAGGGCGCCGGACTGGACGCGCTGACGCCCGCGCAAGAGGCCGCGCTCGACCGGATGAACGCGGACTATCTCGCGCGGCATGGCTTTCCATTCATTATCTGCGTGCGGCATTACACGCGGGAGGGGATTTTCGCGGCGTTCGAACGCCGTACCGGGCGTGACACGCCACAGGAGATGGACGAGGCGCTCGCGCAGATCGAGGCAATCACTCGGGCGCGGCTTTATGAGCGCTTAAGCGCTCTCGTCTCCTGA
- a CDS encoding LysR family transcriptional regulator yields the protein MNRADDPFDTYLLRVLCTLIAERSVSRTAIRMNQSQPAISSALKRLRTIFNDPLLTREKNVMVPTERALQLAENAQAALGALDNLLVADDRFDPATTEQTFTVGMPDYLAPPFFAHVVREFRRTAPRARLVAMPLSATFNYEQALSEGSPDIVIGNWPNPPEHLHLSVLLEDEVVCVVAEDSVHARPGEFTAQTYLDAAHIVPTPYSRDQRGVVDTGLSTMRVHRDNRVSCPYFNLAPSLIPGTDLILTTGRHFANYHAQSLPVAVLEPPIEFPLMRFYQLWHPSRHRSASHVWLRGTLTAASQALRELRDMKR from the coding sequence ATGAATCGCGCAGACGATCCATTCGATACCTACCTGTTGCGCGTGCTTTGCACGTTGATTGCCGAGCGCAGCGTGTCTCGCACGGCCATTCGCATGAATCAGTCGCAGCCGGCCATCAGCAGCGCGCTCAAACGGCTGCGCACGATCTTCAACGACCCGCTTCTCACGCGCGAGAAGAACGTGATGGTCCCGACCGAGCGGGCGCTACAACTCGCCGAGAACGCGCAAGCCGCGCTCGGCGCGCTGGATAACCTGCTGGTAGCGGACGACCGGTTCGATCCCGCCACCACCGAGCAGACCTTCACGGTCGGCATGCCCGACTATCTGGCGCCGCCGTTCTTCGCGCATGTGGTGCGCGAGTTCCGCCGCACGGCGCCAAGGGCGCGTCTCGTCGCGATGCCGCTGTCCGCGACCTTCAACTACGAGCAGGCGTTGTCGGAAGGCTCGCCGGATATCGTTATCGGCAATTGGCCGAATCCACCGGAGCATCTGCATTTGTCCGTGCTGCTTGAGGACGAGGTGGTGTGCGTCGTGGCCGAGGACAGCGTGCATGCGCGACCCGGCGAGTTCACCGCGCAGACTTATCTGGACGCGGCGCATATCGTGCCGACGCCATATTCGCGCGATCAACGTGGCGTCGTGGATACCGGACTCAGCACGATGCGCGTGCATCGGGACAATCGCGTGAGCTGTCCGTACTTCAATCTCGCGCCTAGCCTCATTCCAGGCACGGACCTGATCCTGACCACGGGCCGCCACTTCGCCAACTATCACGCGCAATCGCTGCCGGTTGCCGTGCTCGAACCGCCGATCGAGTTTCCGCTCATGCGGTTCTATCAGCTGTGGCATCCGTCGCGGCACCGCTCGGCATCGCATGTGTGGCTGCGCGGCACGTTGACGGCGGCGTCGCAAGCGCTGCGCGAACTGCGCGACATGAAGCGTTAG
- a CDS encoding histidine kinase — MDDEQEFALWRPDSKVVVTSKRRIVIGHKDRPIGKSLALLLSTRGFEAIHASEIGDAQRFLQHWKAHALLLDTRMDTPPDFETVRQLRRTEHTAGLLIIAMSNIQPLDSLPSMKEAGFDGHVRRPCSLWRLSDLIESHFGTVPMRNRR; from the coding sequence TTGGACGACGAGCAGGAGTTCGCGCTGTGGCGACCAGACAGCAAGGTTGTCGTGACAAGCAAAAGGCGAATCGTAATCGGGCATAAGGACAGGCCAATAGGCAAGTCGCTTGCGCTTCTTCTGTCCACGAGAGGATTCGAAGCAATACACGCAAGCGAAATCGGCGACGCCCAGCGTTTCCTGCAGCACTGGAAAGCTCATGCGCTGCTGCTCGATACGAGAATGGACACGCCACCCGACTTTGAGACTGTCCGGCAGTTGCGTCGAACGGAACACACGGCGGGTTTGTTGATCATTGCAATGAGCAACATTCAACCACTCGATTCGCTGCCATCGATGAAAGAAGCCGGCTTCGACGGTCACGTCCGTCGCCCATGTTCGCTCTGGCGACTCAGCGATCTCATCGAAAGTCATTTCGGTACCGTGCCGATGCGCAATCGCCGCTAG